Proteins from one Acidiphilium multivorum AIU301 genomic window:
- a CDS encoding AbrB/MazE/SpoVT family DNA-binding domain-containing protein yields the protein MSHTVVGKWGKNLAIRVPMDVARMAGLTDGEKVEIETLDGDIVVHRRAAHAQARQDAESAAEEIIAESRRHSLGGVSIRDLLDDGRRG from the coding sequence ATGTCGCACACAGTTGTTGGAAAATGGGGAAAGAACCTTGCCATTCGCGTCCCCATGGACGTCGCGCGTATGGCGGGCCTGACCGACGGCGAAAAGGTGGAGATTGAAACGCTGGACGGCGACATCGTCGTCCACCGGCGGGCGGCGCATGCTCAGGCGCGCCAGGACGCGGAGAGCGCGGCTGAGGAAATCATCGCCGAGAGCCGCCGCCATTCCCTCGGTGGCGTTTCCATTCGGGACTTGCTGGACGATGGACGGCGTGGATGA
- a CDS encoding type II toxin-antitoxin system VapC family toxin, with the protein MSLVLDASMTIAWLFDDERTQAAHAVMRRVVAEGAIVPSLWRLEVANVLRNAVRRGRCDEAYAGRSLTRLGRLAIKSDEETDSHAWGATRTLSREENLTLYDAAYLELAVRKSAPLASCDAALLAAAARRKVNVLTA; encoded by the coding sequence ATGAGTCTTGTGCTCGACGCGTCCATGACCATCGCCTGGCTGTTCGACGATGAGCGGACCCAAGCTGCTCATGCGGTGATGCGCCGTGTGGTCGCCGAGGGCGCGATCGTGCCTTCGCTGTGGCGGCTCGAGGTTGCCAATGTGTTGCGCAATGCGGTCAGGCGCGGCCGTTGCGACGAAGCCTATGCCGGCCGGTCGCTGACGCGGCTTGGACGCCTCGCAATCAAGAGCGACGAGGAAACCGACAGCCATGCCTGGGGTGCGACGCGAACCCTGTCGCGGGAGGAAAATCTGACGCTTTACGACGCCGCCTATCTCGAACTGGCCGTCCGCAAAAGCGCGCCGCTGGCGTCCTGCGATGCCGCACTGCTGGCGGCGGCG